The following are from one region of the Gambusia affinis linkage group LG02, SWU_Gaff_1.0, whole genome shotgun sequence genome:
- the LOC122844610 gene encoding uncharacterized protein LOC122844610, whose translation MKRELKLKRSLKMEILECLRKMWSTLTLLHEDDGFEFQLPRHQRCACHILNLIASEDSTNANSSDAYKKLHHATFAKCYGLWNKGGRSTHAAEMVEDVCSLQLLRPNKTRWNSLFMAVERRLRICKEKGEGALRAIATDLKVPMFNPAELAFLTEYAVVMNPVAQATNILQAETNAQMGWLLPTIHLLQIKLDKVKLQLKYCRPLVDSLQSGIQNRFGHMFKDAELVAAAILLPKFRTTWTKDDATIKMGIDYIKQHLEDPSMQPGDATRSSSSDEDDFFSSLQASKTQDGTKQFDAYLSCSADHMDLLRSFPSVCKLSVKLNTPLPASAACERLFSIAGLVFSPRRVRLNSRHFESQLLLKMNRRFYSFK comes from the exons ATGAAGAGGGAGTTGAAGCTGAAGCGGAGTCTGAAGATGGAGATACTGGAGTGCCTGAGGAAGATGTGGAGTACATTGACACTGCTGCATGAAGATGATGGGTTTGAATTCCAGCTGCCAAGACACCAACGCTGTGCGTGTCATATTCTAAACCTCATTGCCAGTGAAGACTCCACAAATGCAAACTCCAGTGATGCGTACAAGAAGCTGCACCATGCAACGTTTGCCAAGTGTTATGGCCTGTGGAACAAAGGTGGAAGATCCACACATGCAGCAGAGATGGTTGAGGATGTCTGTTCTCTTCAACTTCTAAGACCAAATAAAACGAGGTGGAACTCGTTGTTCATGGCCGTGGAACGTCGACTCAGGATTTGTAAAGAGAAGGGAGAGGGAGCCTTAAGAGCTATTGCCACCGACCTGAAGGTCCCAAT GTTCAACCCAGCCGAACTCGCATTTCTCACGGAGTATGCTGTTGTTATGAACCCTGTCGCCCAGGCAACTAACATACTGCAAGCAGAAACCAACGCACAAATGGGTTGGCTACTTCCGACAATTCACCTGCTACAGATTAAGCTTGACAAAGTCAAGTTGCAGCTGAAGTACTGCAGGCCTCTTGTTGATTCTTTACAGTCTGGAATTCAGAACCGATTCGGGCACATGTTCAAGGATGCCGAGCTGGTTGCAGCTGCAATTCTTCTTCCCAAATTCCGAACAACATGGACGAAGGACGATGCCACCATTAAAATGG gAATTGATTACATCAAGCAGCATCTCGAGGATCCCTCCATGCAGCCTGGTGATGCAACCAGGTCGAGTTCTTCGGATGAAGATGACTTCTTCTCGTCTCTGCAAGCATCAAAGACCCAAGATGGCACCAAACAATTTGATGCCTACCTGTCCTGCTCAGCTGACCACATGGATTTGCTCAGGTCCTTTCCTTCTGTCTGCAAGCTGTCTGTCAAGCTCAACACGCCCCTCCCAGCATCTGCAGCATGCGAACGGCTGTTCAGCATAGCAGGTCTTGTGTTCAGCCCACGAAGAGTACGGCTAAATTCTAGGCACTTTGAAAGCCAGCTGCTTTTGAAGATGAACAGAAGGTTTTACAGTTTCAAGTGA